One genomic window of Cellulophaga sp. Hel_I_12 includes the following:
- a CDS encoding AlpA family transcriptional regulator codes for MNEQENVVDLLQDIKGLLSHTKKVFNIDDLVKYTGLSKSKIYKLSQLKLIPTGKNKHIRQLFFSKEEIDNWLLGEPNLSDEFLEVQFNEQLLRNKKSGL; via the coding sequence ATGAATGAGCAAGAAAATGTGGTGGACTTATTGCAGGATATCAAAGGTCTGCTTTCACATACCAAAAAAGTATTCAACATCGATGACCTTGTTAAATATACAGGTCTATCTAAGAGTAAGATTTACAAACTCTCGCAGTTAAAACTCATACCAACAGGTAAAAACAAGCACATCCGTCAACTATTTTTCAGTAAAGAAGAAATTGATAACTGGCTTTTAGGAGAACCCAACCTATCTGATGAATTTTTAGAGGTGCAGTTCAATGAACAACTTCTGCGGAATAAAAAATCAGGATTATGA
- the mbpA gene encoding mobilization protein MbpA, whose product MKKENKYDFKSLDKQKQTVKIPTDVLNSSDSIALDLEKNSSEKGMVLGRNSRCVSVDTFSFAPEGRKEKKVFKGKGDLVKFRCSIYEKKLLKVKAKRSGLTLSEYIRRSLFEQEITERFTEEHIELYKMLIKYHNNFKSIGNMFKKRNPKLMQTVYDLADDIKAHLKRF is encoded by the coding sequence ATGAAAAAGGAAAACAAATATGATTTTAAATCCTTAGATAAACAGAAGCAGACGGTCAAGATTCCTACCGATGTACTTAACAGTTCGGATAGCATAGCCTTGGATCTGGAAAAGAATTCTTCGGAAAAGGGAATGGTCTTGGGTAGGAATTCGAGATGTGTGTCTGTGGACACATTCTCATTTGCTCCCGAAGGTCGCAAAGAAAAAAAAGTGTTTAAGGGGAAAGGGGATCTGGTTAAGTTTCGATGTTCCATCTACGAAAAGAAACTTCTGAAAGTGAAGGCTAAACGAAGCGGATTGACCTTAAGCGAATATATACGACGTAGTCTTTTTGAACAAGAAATTACAGAACGCTTTACAGAGGAACATATTGAGCTTTACAAAATGCTCATTAAGTACCATAACAATTTTAAGTCCATTGGAAACATGTTCAAAAAACGAAACCCTAAACTCATGCAAACAGTCTATGATTTAGCAGACGACATCAAAGCACATCTTAAAAGATTCTAA
- a CDS encoding toprim domain-containing protein: MKRKINCETARNFSVLKALEKLGHFPNRTTEKEAWFLSPFRSETQASFKVSRTKNRWFDHGEGVGGNVIDLVCRILKCSIKETLEFLNDGIAISPFKQQLVFNEKETQIDITKIQELTHPALIQYLSSRGISITIARTYCKEVWYRYKDAQYFAIGLRNVKNGWELRNKIFKNSSSPKSYTYIQNNSKQLIILEGMFDLLTLATLNEKLLKASDILVLNSIAFIKAIERHISKYESIQLYLDNDRAGQQATEYLTKKYKHVIDKRDTYKNHKDLNDFICHEKGKQI, from the coding sequence ATGAAAAGAAAAATAAATTGTGAAACAGCCCGTAATTTTTCAGTGTTAAAGGCACTGGAAAAATTAGGACACTTTCCAAATCGAACAACGGAAAAAGAAGCTTGGTTTCTGAGTCCCTTTAGGTCAGAAACCCAAGCCTCTTTTAAGGTCTCTAGAACCAAGAATAGATGGTTCGACCATGGTGAGGGTGTTGGAGGTAACGTGATAGATTTAGTATGCAGGATTTTAAAATGTTCCATAAAGGAAACTTTAGAATTCTTGAATGATGGTATAGCAATTAGCCCATTTAAGCAACAACTAGTTTTTAATGAAAAAGAAACCCAGATTGATATAACGAAAATTCAAGAGCTTACACATCCAGCACTCATTCAATATCTAAGTTCCAGGGGAATTTCAATAACCATTGCCAGGACCTATTGCAAAGAGGTTTGGTACAGATATAAAGACGCCCAGTATTTCGCCATTGGTTTAAGGAACGTTAAAAATGGTTGGGAATTACGCAATAAGATTTTTAAAAACAGTAGCAGTCCCAAATCCTATACCTATATCCAAAACAACAGCAAGCAATTAATCATTTTGGAAGGCATGTTTGATCTGTTAACGTTGGCCACTTTAAATGAAAAATTATTAAAAGCTTCAGATATCCTTGTTTTAAATTCCATTGCATTTATAAAAGCTATTGAAAGACATATATCCAAATATGAATCAATTCAACTCTATTTGGATAATGACAGAGCAGGGCAACAGGCAACAGAGTATTTGACTAAAAAATACAAACACGTCATTGACAAAAGAGACACCTATAAAAACCATAAAGATTTAAACGATTTTATATGTCATGAAAAAGGAAAACAAATATGA
- a CDS encoding primase-helicase family protein, whose amino-acid sequence MKDTTYIRVGTCYYKLVHVPTIAGHFNEIIVPWTLETIRQDHGRSFIGTIKKYDGFTCIPSHVHFEQECHGFYNTYAPLPHKLEEGDFPFTLKLLNHIFGEQLNIGMDYLQLLFEKPIQILPILCLVSKERSTGKTTFLKWLKMVFDNNLTYLTNDSFSSQFNVDWANKLLICIDEVLFNKEELTERIKYLSTTNFNKLEAKGKDKREVEFFGKFILCSNNEDNFIKIDNNETRFWVLKIPSLKKEETRFLEYLESEIAAFLYHLQHRELISPNKTRMWFSPSQIKTIALENLMQNNRNRVEKELASIILSAMETLELEEISLCPLDAVQLLNRTRIKTDLTQLRHIIKKDWKLKNQENSMAYRKLMIWQDGGMGLTDTKGRYYSITKDFLREHFGEA is encoded by the coding sequence ATGAAAGATACCACATACATCCGAGTTGGAACGTGCTATTATAAATTGGTACATGTTCCAACTATTGCTGGACATTTTAACGAAATTATTGTGCCGTGGACACTGGAGACAATTCGACAAGATCATGGAAGAAGTTTTATTGGTACAATTAAAAAATATGATGGATTCACCTGTATTCCAAGCCATGTTCACTTTGAACAGGAATGTCATGGTTTTTACAATACTTATGCTCCCTTACCTCACAAACTTGAAGAAGGCGATTTTCCTTTTACTTTAAAACTATTGAATCATATTTTCGGTGAGCAGTTGAATATAGGAATGGATTATTTACAGCTGTTATTCGAAAAGCCTATCCAAATATTACCAATACTTTGCTTAGTCTCCAAAGAACGTTCTACAGGCAAGACTACCTTTCTAAAATGGCTAAAAATGGTTTTCGACAATAATTTGACCTATTTAACCAATGACAGTTTCAGTAGCCAATTCAATGTAGATTGGGCCAATAAGCTTTTGATTTGTATAGACGAGGTGCTTTTCAATAAAGAAGAATTGACAGAACGGATTAAATACCTTAGTACAACCAATTTCAATAAACTTGAAGCTAAGGGGAAAGACAAAAGAGAGGTAGAGTTCTTTGGAAAGTTTATTCTTTGTAGTAACAACGAGGATAACTTTATTAAGATAGATAACAATGAAACTCGTTTTTGGGTATTAAAGATACCTTCCTTAAAAAAAGAGGAAACAAGATTTCTAGAATATTTGGAATCTGAAATAGCGGCATTTCTCTACCATTTGCAACATCGAGAATTGATTAGTCCCAATAAAACCCGGATGTGGTTCTCACCTTCACAAATTAAGACCATTGCTTTGGAAAACTTAATGCAGAACAACAGAAATCGTGTAGAGAAGGAACTTGCAAGTATTATTCTTAGTGCCATGGAAACCTTGGAGTTAGAAGAAATAAGTTTATGTCCCTTAGATGCCGTTCAACTATTAAACCGCACCCGAATCAAAACCGACCTTACCCAATTAAGGCATATTATTAAAAAGGACTGGAAGCTGAAAAATCAAGAAAATTCAATGGCCTACAGGAAATTAATGATCTGGCAGGACGGAGGTATGGGGTTAACTGATACTAAAGGAAGATATTATTCCATAACAAAAGATTTTCTGAGGGAACATTTTGGGGAAGCATAG
- a CDS encoding ABC transporter permease: MNFSLYIAKRYVRSKSKQTAVNIINAVTFWVIVIGAAALFIVLSGFAGLKDFSLSYTNSFDPDLKALPKIGKSFSISESQKTALKKLDGIVAFSNELEDRVYLSHKQKDHIAFIKGVDQNYTEVIAMDSTLYLGDWFNEQQVVTGIGIANLLGLSINSYRSPLELLVPKPGTTSLTQQGPNAKFFNTFPVVLSGVYAVEAELDNKYVFADLALVQALLEKDSSQISGINFKYAQNVEVSQVRNDIQKIFNNAIILKDRKELNSTLYKMLNTENMATYLIFTLVLIIALFNVVGAFIMMILDQQGNSKTLYSLGATIKELRRIYFVQGVIVTFFGGFIGVLIGSLLIWSQLAFEWLKISANLAYPVAYQWINVLIVLGTITVLGIIASKIASSRINKGLLA, encoded by the coding sequence TTGAATTTCTCGCTCTACATCGCTAAGCGTTACGTAAGGTCAAAAAGCAAACAAACGGCGGTTAATATTATAAATGCTGTTACTTTTTGGGTTATCGTTATTGGTGCAGCAGCACTTTTTATTGTTTTATCAGGATTTGCGGGACTAAAAGATTTTAGTCTTTCGTATACCAACTCCTTTGATCCTGATTTAAAGGCATTACCGAAAATTGGAAAGTCTTTTTCCATTTCCGAATCACAAAAAACAGCATTAAAAAAATTAGATGGAATTGTAGCTTTTTCAAATGAATTAGAAGATCGCGTTTATTTATCCCACAAACAAAAAGACCATATTGCATTTATCAAAGGTGTTGATCAAAACTACACCGAAGTTATTGCTATGGATAGCACCTTGTATCTGGGTGATTGGTTTAATGAACAACAGGTGGTGACAGGTATTGGTATCGCTAATTTATTAGGCTTAAGTATCAATAGTTATCGCAGTCCTTTAGAATTATTAGTGCCAAAGCCAGGCACTACATCACTTACACAACAAGGACCAAATGCTAAATTTTTTAATACGTTTCCGGTAGTTTTAAGTGGTGTTTATGCGGTAGAGGCAGAGTTAGACAACAAATATGTTTTTGCAGACCTTGCCTTAGTGCAAGCGTTATTAGAAAAAGACAGCAGCCAAATATCAGGCATTAATTTTAAATATGCCCAAAATGTGGAAGTGAGCCAAGTGAGGAATGATATTCAGAAAATTTTTAATAATGCCATTATTTTAAAGGACAGAAAAGAACTGAACAGCACGCTCTACAAGATGTTGAACACAGAAAACATGGCCACCTATTTAATATTTACTTTAGTTTTAATCATCGCTTTGTTTAACGTAGTGGGCGCCTTTATCATGATGATTTTAGATCAGCAAGGCAATTCAAAAACCTTATACAGTTTGGGAGCGACCATTAAAGAGTTAAGACGCATTTATTTTGTGCAAGGTGTTATTGTTACTTTTTTTGGTGGATTTATAGGCGTGCTTATTGGCTCGCTTTTGATTTGGTCTCAATTGGCTTTTGAATGGTTAAAAATCAGTGCTAATCTTGCCTATCCTGTGGCATACCAATGGATTAATGTATTGATTGTATTAGGTACCATTACCGTTTTAGGCATCATCGCTTCAAAAATTGCAAGCAGCAGAATTAATAAAGGGCTACTGGCCTAA
- the mce gene encoding methylmalonyl-CoA epimerase, whose amino-acid sequence MNKIEHIGIAVKDLKTSNSLFEKLLGVAHYKEEEVLSEGVKTSFFKTGPNKIELLEATNPDSPIAKFLDKKGEGVHHIAFAVDDIVAELARLKQEGFTVLNETPKKGADNKLVAFLHPKTTSGVLIELCQDI is encoded by the coding sequence ATGAATAAAATAGAACATATAGGGATTGCCGTAAAAGATTTAAAAACATCAAATAGTTTGTTTGAAAAACTCTTAGGAGTAGCGCATTATAAAGAAGAAGAAGTGCTTTCAGAAGGCGTAAAAACCTCCTTTTTTAAAACAGGTCCCAATAAAATAGAACTCTTGGAAGCGACAAACCCAGATAGCCCTATTGCTAAATTTTTAGATAAAAAAGGCGAAGGTGTTCATCATATTGCTTTTGCTGTAGATGATATTGTAGCAGAACTAGCACGACTTAAACAAGAAGGCTTTACAGTATTAAACGAAACTCCCAAAAAAGGAGCTGATAATAAGTTAGTTGCTTTTTTGCATCCTAAAACCACCAGTGGCGTGTTGATTGAGTTGTGTCAAGATATTTAA
- the rbfA gene encoding 30S ribosome-binding factor RbfA, which produces METQRQKKIGGVIQKDIADVLQRAATDGGLRGTLISVSKVVVTTDLSIAKVYVSIFPTKDAQELLKGIKSNQSIIKHELAQRTRHQLRRMPELLFFLDDSLEYIDGIEKSLKGVNNPIENPDLLEKRKKS; this is translated from the coding sequence ATGGAAACACAAAGACAAAAAAAAATAGGGGGCGTTATACAAAAAGATATCGCTGATGTCTTACAAAGAGCCGCAACAGATGGTGGACTCAGAGGTACCTTAATTTCAGTATCTAAAGTAGTGGTCACTACTGACCTTTCTATTGCAAAGGTATATGTGAGTATTTTTCCAACAAAAGATGCTCAGGAACTTTTAAAAGGGATAAAATCTAACCAGTCTATCATTAAGCACGAATTAGCACAACGTACCAGACATCAATTGCGTAGAATGCCTGAGCTCTTATTCTTTTTAGACGACTCTTTAGAATATATTGACGGTATTGAAAAATCATTAAAGGGCGTTAATAACCCTATTGAAAACCCAGATTTATTAGAGAAAAGAAAAAAGTCATAA